A single genomic interval of Cucumis sativus cultivar 9930 chromosome 5, Cucumber_9930_V3, whole genome shotgun sequence harbors:
- the LOC101212651 gene encoding probable aquaporin NIP5-1 codes for MPESESGTPVASAPATPGTPGGPLFSGLRVDSLSYDRKSMPRCKCLPVNAPTWGQPHTCFTDFPAPDVSLTRKLGAEFVGTFILIFAATAGPIVNQKYNGVETLIGNAACAGLAVMIVILSTGHISGAHLNPSLTIAFAALRHFPWVQVPAYIAAQVSASICASFALKGVFHPFMSGGVTVPSVSIGQAFALEFIITFNLLFVVTAVATDTRAVGELAGIAVGATVMLNILVAGPSSGGSMNPVRTLGPAVAAGNYKALWVYLVAPTLGAIIGAGTYTAVKLRDDEVDAPSQVRSFRR; via the exons atgccgGAATCGGAAAGTGGAACGCCGGTAGCATCGGCGCCAGCGACGCCGGGGACGCCGGGAGGGCCGCTGTTTTCCGGGCTCCGAGTAGATTCTCTATCGTACGATCGGAAGTCAATGCCGCGGTGTAAGTGTTTGCCCGTGAATGCTCCCACGTGGGGCCAACCTCACACGTGCTTCACTGATTTCCCTGCTCCTGATGTCTCTCTCACTCGCAAg TTGGGAGCAGAATTTGTGGGGACATTCATCTTGATATTTGCTGCGACGGCAGGCCCCATTGTGAACCAAAAGTACAACGGCGTGGAAACTCTGATCGGAAACGCGGCATGCGCAGGGTTGGCGGTGATGATTGTAATTCTGTCAACAGGACACATTTCCGGTGCACACCTGAACCCATCACTCACCATTGCCTTTGCTGCCCTCCGCCACTTTCCTTGGGTTCAAGTCCCCGCCTACATTGCCGCCCAAGTCTCCGCCTCCATTTGCGCCTCCTTCGCTCTCAAAGGGGTTTTTCACCCTTTCATGTCTGGTGGTGTCACCGTCCCCTCCGTCAGTATTGGCCAAGCCTTTGCTCTTGAATTTATAATCACTTTCAATCTCCTCTTTGTTGTCACTGCGGTTGCCACTGACACTCGTGCG gtCGGAGAGTTAGCAGGAATTGCAGTCGGAGCTACAGTGATGCTTAACATTCTTGTAGCCGG GCCCTCAAGCGGTGGTTCGATGAACCCTGTTCGAACTTTGGGACCCGCCGTGGCTGCTGGAAATTACAAAGCATTGTGGGTTTATCTGGTGGCGCCGACGCTTGGGGCAATAATTGGGGCCGGGACTTACACCGCCGTCAAGCTGAGAGACGACGAAGTGGATGCTCCATCGCAGGTAAGGAGCTTCCGGCGTTGA
- the LOC101212485 gene encoding probable aquaporin NIP5-1, with protein sequence MAFECIHVDSPKRSHTLDVSLTRKVAAEFVGTFILIFGATAAPIINQKYNSPMSLIGNAACAGLAVMIVILSIGHISGAHLNPSLTIALATLRHFAWAHVPAYITAQVSASICASFTLKGVFHPFMSGGVTVPSVGTGQAFALEFLITFNLLFVVTAVATDTRAVRELAGIGVGATVMLNILIAGPSTGGSMNPVRTLGPAVAAGNYRELWIYMVAPTLGAIVGAGTYTAVKHKDDGIDVLPEVSSFRR encoded by the exons ATGGCGTTCGAGTGTATACATGTAGACTCCCCAAAGCGAAGCCACACTCTTGATGTCTCTCTCACTCGAAAG GTGGCAGCCGAATTTGTGGGCACATTCATCTTGATATTTGGTGCAACAGCTGCACCCATCATCAACCAAAAGTACAACTCCCCCATGTCACTGATCGGAAACGCAGCATGTGCCGGCCTAGCTGTGATGATCGTAATTCTCTCAATAGGACACATCTCGGGTGCCCACCTGAACCCGTCGCTCACCATCGCTTTGGCCACCCTCCGCCACTTCGCTTGGGCCCATGTCCCTGCCTACATCACCGCCCAGGTCTCTGCTTCCATATGTGCCTCCTTCACTCTTAAAGGCGTTTTTCACCCTTTCATGTCTGGTGGTGTCACAGTTCCGTCCGTTGGTACCGGTCAAGCCTTTGCTCTTGAATTCCTCATTACCTTCAATCTCTTGTTTGTCGTCACTGCTGTTGCTACAGATACTCGAGCt GTTAGAGAGTTGGCCGGAATTGGAGTTGGAGCTACAGTGATGCTCAACATTCTTATTGCAGG GCCATCCACCGGTGGTTCGATGAACCCAGTGAGGACTTTAGGCCCTGCGGTCGCCGCTGGAAATTACAGAGAACTGTGGATATACATGGTGGCTCCTACACTTGGGGCCATCGTTGGCGCCGGAACCTACACCGCCGTGAAGCATAAAGATGATGGAATAGATGTTCTGCCGGAGGTGAGCAGTTTCCGTCGTTGA
- the LOC101212406 gene encoding probable receptor-like protein kinase At1g33260, protein MGLLRFFRVKRKSKVADKKTILDAQIQQSFFATRFRWTEIESLTKNFSTLVGSGGFSNVYLARTAPGMAAAVKILGASERLNRMFRQELDILLKLRHRNIVNFVGYCDERDEGALVFEYVPNGNLQEKLHRRPAASVLPWKIRLLIAFQLAQAIEYLHEKCSLQIVHGDIKSSNILLDEQLNCKLCDFGSAKMGFSSAVGNPSSSSSPSSPFRAKQLMMGSPGYTDPQYLRTGIASKKNDVYSFGVVLLELVTGKEAFCSEKGQILTSILPPAVRDGGGIKASEVLELVDPKLWGELEVDEAGALIGIAAECVRQPPAPRPRIGEVVEMMREKMGSVGEVKRGSKGLDMGRW, encoded by the exons ATGGGTTTGCTCCGCTTCTTTAGAGTTAAGAGAAAATCCAAAGTTGCTGATAAAAAAACCATTCTCGATGCTCAAATTCAACAGAGTTTCTTTGCTACAAGGTTTCGTTGGACTGAGATCGAGTCTCTCACTAAGAATTTCTCCACTCTTGTCGGCTCCGGCGGCTTCAGCAACGTTTATCTTGCTCGGACGGCGCCGGGGATGGCCGCTGCCGTTAAGATTTTAGGCGCTAGCGAGCGGCTTAACCGAATGTTCCGGCAAGAATTGGACATTCTTCTCAAACTCCGTCATCGTAATATTGTCAATTTCGTTGGTTATTGTGATGAACGAG ATGAAGGAGCTTTGGTATTCGAATATGTTCCAAATGGCAACTTACAAGAGAAGCTCCACCGACGGCCAGCGGCGTCGGTTCTTCCATGGAAAATCCGGCTACTCATAGCTTTTCAGTTAGCACAAGCAATCGAATACCTCCATGAGAAATGCAGTTTACAAATCGTTCACGGCGATATAAAATCATCAAACATCTTACTAGACGAGCAATTGAACTGCAAATTATGCGATTTCGGGTCTGCAAAAATGGGATTTTCGTCCGCGGTGGGGAAcccatcatcatcatcctcGCCGTCTAGCCCATTCAGAGCAAAGCAATTGATGATGGGATCTCCAGGATATACAGATCCCCAATATCTAAGAACCGGAATCGCCTCAAAGAAAAACGATGTTTACAGCTTCGGCGTTGTTCTTTTAGAGCTAGTCACTGGGAAAGAAGCATTCTGTTCGGAGAAGGGTCAAATTCTGACATCAATTTTACCTCCGGCAGTTCGCGACGGGGGAGGAATTAAAGCGTCGGAGGTCTTGGAATTAGTTGATCCAAAACTCTGGGGGGAATTGGAGGTGGATGAAGCAGGGGCGTTGATAGGAATAGCGGCGGAGTGCGTGAGACAGCCGCCGGCACCGAGGCCGAGGATCGGAGAGGTGGTGGAGATGATGAGGGAAAAGATGGGGAGTGTTGGGGAGGTGAAACGTGGCAGTAAAGGATTGGATATGGGGAGATggtaa